One segment of Streptosporangium brasiliense DNA contains the following:
- a CDS encoding L,D-transpeptidase family protein — protein MRRTVHFLLIAGTAVALAVSLPLILAHTGIASPRSSGRPAPASGATPQPPKAGAAPAPPRWPTLRLGDEGVRVEEVRRRLDRLGFSPGSAGSGYDPALRVAVWAFQKANGLPPVDQVDLPTWRALARPARIRPLVSYGGPARVEIDLRRQLLTAWKGGRPALVTHISTGNGESYCKKGHCGVAVTPTGDFRAWWRTAGWTTGPLGEQFYTVYFNGGIGFHGSERVPRHPASHGCIRVPLHNAKPLFRMIQTGDQVYVRRPERDV, from the coding sequence ATGCGAAGAACTGTTCATTTCCTCCTGATCGCGGGCACGGCCGTCGCCCTGGCCGTGTCACTGCCATTGATCCTCGCGCACACCGGCATCGCCTCGCCGCGGAGCTCCGGGCGCCCCGCGCCGGCCTCCGGAGCGACTCCTCAGCCGCCGAAGGCCGGGGCCGCCCCCGCGCCGCCGCGGTGGCCCACCCTGCGTCTCGGCGACGAGGGAGTCCGGGTCGAGGAGGTGCGCAGGCGGCTGGACCGGCTGGGCTTCAGCCCGGGGTCCGCCGGGTCCGGATACGACCCCGCGCTGCGCGTGGCCGTGTGGGCCTTCCAGAAGGCGAACGGGCTGCCCCCCGTCGACCAGGTCGACCTGCCGACCTGGCGGGCGCTGGCCCGTCCGGCGCGCATCAGGCCGCTGGTGAGCTACGGCGGGCCCGCGCGGGTGGAGATCGACCTGCGCCGCCAGTTGCTCACGGCCTGGAAGGGCGGCAGGCCCGCGCTGGTCACCCACATTTCGACCGGTAACGGCGAGTCCTACTGCAAGAAAGGCCACTGTGGGGTCGCCGTCACGCCCACCGGTGACTTCCGCGCCTGGTGGCGGACGGCCGGATGGACCACCGGGCCCCTGGGCGAGCAGTTCTACACGGTCTACTTCAACGGCGGCATCGGCTTCCACGGCTCCGAGCGGGTCCCGCGCCACCCCGCGTCCCACGGATGCATCCGCGTCCCGCTCCACAACGCCAAGCCCCTCTTCCGGATGATCCAGACAGGGGACCAGGTCTACGTCCGCCGTCCCGAGCGGGACGTCTGA
- a CDS encoding alpha/beta hydrolase: MRPARRGLLVLATALIVGLPTAAHADLGGTAGESPSGKSPSGPWPAALAGSARVVKERRLGPRMLDIQVSSPSVNAILPVRLLLPRGWSKRAGRTWPVLYLLHGGADNYTSWTRMTDIEEMAEDLDAIVVMPEAGRAGNYSDWYNGGRGGAPAWETFHTYEVRRLLEIGYRAGGRRAVAGLSMGAYGAMKYAARHPGMFRFAGSYSGVMSTRLPGIPELIMNAQTAERKDPKALWGDPVKNWRVWRDNDPAYLARNLRGTSVYISSGTTSRLGELDPPGAPWSPAHLSEPISAYTAKDLIAKLRRYGVKPVVHLYKDGTHTWPYWTREFKRSFPMILAALGLEGGGPPSSPDEQAPPQDEVDDGIGDLLGHRSSIVISGAGPSR; this comes from the coding sequence ATGCGACCTGCTCGACGCGGACTCCTGGTGCTGGCGACCGCGCTGATCGTCGGCCTGCCGACGGCCGCGCACGCCGACCTCGGCGGCACGGCCGGCGAGAGCCCGTCCGGCAAGAGCCCGTCCGGCCCCTGGCCGGCCGCGCTGGCCGGCAGCGCGCGAGTGGTGAAGGAGCGCCGGCTCGGCCCGCGCATGCTCGACATCCAGGTGTCGTCGCCCTCGGTCAACGCGATCCTGCCGGTCCGGCTGCTGCTGCCCCGAGGCTGGTCGAAGCGGGCCGGGCGCACCTGGCCGGTGCTCTACCTGCTGCACGGCGGCGCCGACAACTACACCTCGTGGACCCGGATGACCGACATCGAGGAGATGGCCGAGGACCTGGACGCGATCGTCGTGATGCCCGAGGCGGGCCGCGCCGGGAACTACTCCGACTGGTACAACGGCGGCAGGGGCGGGGCGCCCGCCTGGGAGACCTTCCACACCTACGAGGTGCGCCGCCTGCTGGAGATCGGCTACCGGGCCGGCGGCCGCCGGGCCGTCGCCGGTCTGTCCATGGGCGCCTACGGCGCGATGAAGTATGCCGCGCGGCACCCCGGGATGTTCCGCTTCGCCGGCTCCTACAGCGGCGTCATGTCCACCCGCCTGCCCGGCATCCCCGAGCTCATCATGAACGCGCAGACGGCCGAGCGGAAGGACCCGAAGGCCCTGTGGGGGGACCCGGTCAAGAACTGGCGGGTCTGGCGGGACAACGACCCCGCCTACCTGGCCAGGAACCTGCGTGGGACGAGCGTCTACATCTCCAGCGGCACCACCAGCCGGCTCGGCGAGCTCGACCCGCCCGGCGCGCCCTGGAGCCCCGCCCACCTCAGCGAGCCGATCTCCGCCTACACGGCCAAGGACCTGATCGCCAAGCTCCGTCGGTACGGCGTCAAGCCCGTGGTCCACCTGTACAAGGACGGCACCCACACCTGGCCCTACTGGACCCGCGAGTTCAAGCGCTCCTTCCCGATGATCCTGGCGGCCCTCGGCCTGGAGGGCGGCGGCCCGCCCTCCTCGCCGGATGAGCAGGCGCCCCCGCAGGACGAGGTGGACGACGGCATCGGGGACCTGCTCGGCCACCGCTCCTCGATCGTCATCTCCGGCGCCGGACCCTCCCGTTAA
- a CDS encoding glycosyltransferase, whose product MRVAVLAFGSRGDTQPCVALGAGLAARGHQVTVVAAARYGGLVEEAGLGSAPISVDPLKIVESEEGQAWLRSGPAGFVRGFRRIVEPLAERLVAEVDAACSGADLVLSPALGGFGHHFSERYGMPYALLHFQPSEPTGAFPNPLVPLRTLGRAGNRASYALVEGVSWLLLGRMVNRVRGRVLALGPMRGSPFRQARAGRVPVLCGVSPSVVARPVDWPGYVHLTGFWPLERAWAPAPELAAFLDAGPPPVYVGFGSMVPADPGAMAETVVAALRRAGVRGVLQGMPYGGAEDMFVTGDADHGWLFPRMAAVVHHGGAGTTGSGLRAGVPGVVCPFFSDQPFWGARVALLGAGTAPLPVRKVTVEALAGRVAQAVRDGRMRAAAARLGERLRAEDGVGRACEALGV is encoded by the coding sequence GTGAGGGTCGCGGTCCTGGCCTTCGGGTCGCGGGGCGACACCCAGCCCTGCGTGGCGCTCGGGGCGGGACTCGCCGCGAGGGGGCACCAGGTCACGGTCGTCGCCGCCGCCCGGTACGGCGGGCTGGTCGAGGAGGCCGGGCTCGGGTCCGCCCCGATCAGCGTCGACCCGTTGAAGATCGTGGAGTCCGAGGAGGGGCAGGCGTGGCTGCGCAGCGGCCCGGCCGGATTCGTCCGGGGGTTCCGCAGGATCGTGGAGCCGCTCGCCGAGCGGCTGGTCGCCGAGGTGGACGCGGCCTGCTCCGGCGCGGACCTGGTGCTCTCGCCCGCGCTGGGCGGCTTCGGGCACCATTTTTCCGAGCGGTACGGCATGCCGTACGCGCTGCTCCACTTCCAGCCCAGCGAGCCCACCGGGGCCTTCCCCAACCCGCTGGTCCCGCTGCGCACCCTCGGCAGGGCGGGCAACCGGGCCAGTTACGCGCTGGTCGAGGGGGTGAGCTGGCTGCTGCTCGGCCGCATGGTGAACCGGGTGCGGGGCAGGGTGCTCGCGCTCGGCCCCATGCGGGGCAGCCCCTTCCGGCAGGCGCGGGCCGGCCGGGTGCCGGTGCTGTGCGGGGTGAGCCCCTCGGTCGTCGCGCGCCCGGTGGACTGGCCCGGCTACGTGCACCTGACGGGGTTCTGGCCGCTGGAGCGGGCCTGGGCGCCCGCTCCGGAGCTGGCGGCGTTCCTGGACGCCGGGCCGCCACCGGTCTACGTGGGGTTCGGCAGCATGGTCCCGGCCGACCCCGGCGCGATGGCGGAGACGGTGGTGGCGGCGCTGCGCCGGGCCGGGGTGCGGGGAGTCCTCCAGGGCATGCCGTACGGCGGGGCGGAGGACATGTTCGTGACCGGCGACGCCGACCACGGATGGCTTTTCCCGCGGATGGCCGCGGTGGTGCATCACGGCGGGGCCGGTACGACGGGGAGCGGGCTGCGGGCGGGGGTCCCGGGGGTGGTCTGCCCCTTCTTCTCCGACCAGCCGTTCTGGGGCGCCCGGGTGGCACTGCTGGGCGCGGGGACCGCGCCGCTGCCGGTGCGGAAGGTCACCGTGGAGGCACTGGCCGGGAGGGTGGCGCAGGCCGTACGGGACGGGCGGATGAGGGCGGCGGCGGCTCGGCTGGGGGAGCGGCTCCGCGCCGAGGACGGGGTGGGGCGCGCGTGCGAGGCGCTGGGGGTCTGA
- a CDS encoding FAD-dependent oxidoreductase, whose amino-acid sequence MRANSEKVLVVGAGVSGLTTALCLAREGFRVTVIAEKFAPEIVSVVAGALWEWPPAVCGYHHDQISLARSKEWCVTSYGMFEELARARVPGVAMRRSNFYFRRPVDESPHDLHKMEELAGKVRGFVRDPSLAERNGVSPGYGVVDAYSHMAPMIDTDQYMAWLMRQVKAHGVQVRRYRVEGTLAERRAELLNRFGAEVIVCCAGLGTAQLRGIGMYPLRGALVRVRNGGLGGPRISEAHCVSHVEGQDEQDIVFIVPRNQRLLVLGGLAEKDEWDTGINLDNHRPVREMYERCLAFMPALRNARIDPDEPVRAGLRPFRNENVCLEWDEADQVIYNFAHGGAGFSFSWGCAKEAVALVRSAVADREYSYSC is encoded by the coding sequence GTGCGCGCGAATTCGGAGAAGGTTCTCGTCGTCGGGGCCGGTGTGAGTGGATTGACGACCGCGCTCTGTCTGGCCAGGGAGGGATTCCGCGTCACCGTGATCGCGGAGAAGTTCGCGCCCGAGATCGTCTCGGTCGTCGCGGGCGCGCTGTGGGAGTGGCCGCCCGCGGTGTGCGGTTACCACCACGACCAGATCTCCCTCGCCCGCTCCAAGGAGTGGTGCGTCACCTCCTACGGGATGTTCGAGGAACTGGCGCGGGCCAGGGTCCCCGGGGTGGCCATGCGGAGATCCAACTTCTACTTCAGACGCCCCGTCGACGAGAGCCCGCACGACCTGCACAAGATGGAGGAGCTGGCGGGGAAGGTGCGCGGCTTCGTCCGCGACCCGTCGCTCGCCGAGCGCAACGGCGTCAGCCCCGGATACGGCGTGGTCGACGCCTACTCCCACATGGCCCCGATGATCGACACCGACCAGTACATGGCGTGGCTGATGCGCCAGGTCAAGGCCCACGGGGTGCAGGTCAGGCGGTATCGGGTCGAGGGGACGCTGGCCGAGCGGAGAGCCGAGCTGCTCAACCGGTTCGGCGCCGAGGTGATCGTCTGCTGCGCGGGACTCGGCACCGCCCAGCTCCGCGGGATCGGCATGTATCCGCTGCGCGGCGCGCTCGTGCGGGTCCGCAACGGCGGGCTCGGCGGCCCCCGGATCAGCGAGGCCCACTGCGTCTCCCACGTCGAGGGCCAGGACGAGCAGGACATCGTCTTCATCGTGCCGCGTAACCAGAGGCTTCTCGTTCTCGGCGGACTGGCGGAGAAGGACGAGTGGGACACCGGCATCAATCTGGACAATCATCGGCCCGTGCGGGAGATGTATGAGCGCTGCCTGGCGTTCATGCCCGCACTCCGGAACGCCAGAATAGACCCGGATGAGCCGGTCCGGGCCGGACTGCGGCCATTCCGGAATGAGAATGTCTGCCTGGAGTGGGATGAGGCGGACCAGGTCATTTACAATTTCGCGCACGGTGGGGCCGGATTCAGTTTCTCCTGGGGATGCGCGAAAGAGGCGGTCGCGCTGGTGCGTTCAGCCGTGGCGGACCGTGAATACTCATATTCCTGCTAG
- a CDS encoding MFS transporter yields MSDLAAGPEGAAPVRPARHGLLLLVVGLGGFVTTLDNTVVTVALPTIQAELGASLAALEWIVTGYVLTFSGFMLAGGRLADVYGRRRVLIAGLAVFTAASLAAGLATSAGALVAARLVQGSGAALILPAMLAVVSVGNDDRRRSAGVAVWMASGAGALALGPVVGGYLTQHSHWSWVFLLNVPLGALVIALAAVAIPESRDGAAARVDVPGVVTSVVVLSTGTFALTFGAELGWTTPVIPAAAAVSVVAAVVFVAVERLGRDPMVDLALFRSRAFTGGVAAQVLWGLGVNGVFFFTALFLQGVLGFSPTMSGLAFVPLALLVVVVTPLVPAVERRIGAGRTVALGLLLVAAGMAAVGFLRPGDGWADLLPAVCVIGIGSALTMPLGSAVLGAVPESRAGVAGGVFSVAREMSGLFGIAVIGVIVNSSASFTAGYSAGLLTAAGLVVVGAVVSLVTLR; encoded by the coding sequence GTGAGCGACCTCGCCGCCGGCCCCGAGGGCGCCGCCCCGGTCCGGCCCGCCCGGCACGGTCTGTTGTTACTGGTCGTCGGCCTGGGCGGGTTCGTGACGACCCTGGACAACACGGTCGTCACGGTCGCCCTGCCCACCATCCAGGCCGAGCTGGGCGCGTCCCTGGCGGCGCTCGAATGGATCGTCACCGGCTACGTCCTCACCTTCTCGGGCTTCATGCTCGCCGGAGGGCGCCTGGCCGACGTCTACGGCCGCCGCAGGGTCCTCATCGCCGGGCTCGCGGTCTTCACGGCAGCCTCCCTCGCCGCCGGGCTGGCGACCTCGGCGGGCGCGCTCGTCGCCGCCCGGCTGGTGCAGGGCTCCGGCGCCGCGCTGATCCTGCCCGCGATGCTGGCGGTGGTCTCGGTCGGCAACGACGACCGGCGGCGGTCGGCCGGCGTCGCGGTCTGGATGGCCTCGGGGGCGGGTGCGCTGGCCCTGGGCCCGGTCGTCGGCGGCTACCTGACCCAGCACTCCCACTGGAGCTGGGTCTTCCTGCTCAACGTCCCCCTCGGCGCGCTCGTCATCGCGCTCGCGGCCGTCGCGATCCCCGAGTCACGTGACGGGGCGGCCGCCCGGGTGGACGTCCCCGGGGTCGTGACGTCGGTCGTCGTCCTGTCGACGGGCACGTTCGCGCTGACCTTCGGGGCGGAGCTGGGCTGGACCACTCCGGTGATCCCGGCGGCGGCGGCCGTCAGCGTGGTCGCGGCCGTCGTCTTCGTCGCCGTCGAGAGGCTCGGCAGGGACCCGATGGTGGATCTCGCGCTGTTCCGGTCGCGGGCGTTCACCGGCGGGGTGGCCGCCCAGGTGCTCTGGGGGCTCGGCGTCAACGGCGTGTTCTTCTTCACGGCGCTGTTTTTGCAGGGGGTCCTCGGCTTCAGCCCGACCATGTCGGGGCTGGCGTTCGTCCCGCTGGCGCTGCTCGTCGTCGTGGTCACGCCGCTGGTCCCGGCCGTCGAGCGCCGGATCGGCGCGGGCCGCACGGTCGCCCTGGGGCTCCTCCTGGTCGCCGCGGGCATGGCCGCCGTGGGGTTCCTGCGGCCCGGGGACGGCTGGGCCGACTTGCTGCCCGCCGTGTGCGTGATCGGGATCGGCTCGGCGCTGACCATGCCGCTGGGCTCGGCGGTGCTGGGGGCCGTCCCGGAGTCCAGGGCGGGAGTGGCGGGAGGAGTGTTCAGCGTGGCACGTGAGATGTCGGGGCTGTTCGGCATCGCGGTCATCGGGGTGATCGTCAACAGCTCCGCGAGCTTCACCGCCGGCTACTCCGCCGGCCTGCTCACCGCGGCCGGCCTGGTCGTGGTCGGCGCCGTCGTGAGCCTGGTGACCCTCCGGTGA